The Balaenoptera musculus isolate JJ_BM4_2016_0621 chromosome 5, mBalMus1.pri.v3, whole genome shotgun sequence region GTTGAATGTGTAATGCACGGTTGCCTTTCCTTCTGCCAGTTACGTTGTGCATTGCTTACTAATTTGGGCCTATAATGGATGAAAAAAGGTTTATGAGTAAGAGTGTTTGACCTGCCTTCCAGGGAGGGTATCCTGCTACATGTTAACACACAAGATTGATGTCTTGCCTGAGGAACGATCAAATAAGCAATGCAGGAAACAGAGGGGAAAGATCAACCCAGTTAGGAAAATGGTGGAAATTGTTTGACGTTATGACGGGCATCAGATCTGTGCCTTATCCTGAGAAAAGTAACCAACAGTGGTATGACTGGTAGCTGGGAAACCCCGCAGCTGAAGTCTTACCACAAGTGGAGGGAAGACTGCTGGCCCGAGCACACAGCTCGGCGTGCGTGTCCTCCAGACCTTGCTGGAAGCCGGTCCACTTAGTATCGCCCTTTCAGGACGTGTCTTGCTGCCCCAAACAGGATTGCAGTATTTCCCTCTTTTAAAGTCGTCCACTGATGTCCTTTACGTATTTCTCTGTTAAGATGAAATGATTTTCGTATCATTTGTATCAACTCTTTATTATATGAAGATTATTAACCCTTTGCCATCTGTATTTATTGCAGATTTTATTCCCAGTTTgctgtttacttttaaaaatgtggagtCTGTTTAAATCTCTAAAACTTCTTAATTTTTGTGTTGTCGCGCCTGTCGATTATTTCTTTTGGTCTTAAATCATTCTAAATTTAACCTTTCCCTGTATAGAAATTGatacttaataatatattttcttcaattaaaaaaattttttttgtctgttctaAGGTAAAAATCTTAATTGTTTTCCTATTCTTACAGGTGAAGATTAGGGTAATTACATGGTTCCAGATCCAGTTTGGGTTTTGATTTGAAGTgtaataaattaaaagttaatttgggaagaattgacactTCTGTGATATTCAGTCTCATCTTCCAAAGGCctcttttacatttctttgtgatactgtttttttttcttttcataggttatatacatttttattagaggtttttataaatattttgatttcttatttctaCTGTGAAAGAGAGccctttgcatatatttttatcattagtaGTGGCTAGAAATAGTTattggtttttatatatttacatggttGGTCTATTCCTCAAATTTATGAATGTGATAGCTTTCAGTtgattcttttgggttttctatgtGTAATTACAtgcctgaaaaaaaatttttccccccCCACTAACTACACACCttatttgtttcattcatttttgcttttttgtgggatctagaaaaatattaaatgacagtCTCTTACTCCTAGGGATAagaaatgaatattgaattttattagattttttttccttctatttcagaTAATCATGATTAAGATAATCACTGACTTATGTAAtacattattttgattttctctttttgttgtcCCAGCCCTAAGGAAGATTAATAATACATTAAGGTTTCACTCAACTATTGCCATTAGCAACAGGTCAGAGCTTCCTTCCGTTCCCTAAGGTAAAGAGGTCTAATTTTGCTTCTGACTAATTTTAACCCTTaagggaaatggaagaaaacacgtctgtgtttaaaattttggGGGGGTCTTCAATTTTATACTTCATTTAGAATGCCCAAATATAAAGTTGAAATAgactttttaatatatgcatGATGTCACATTAAAGTCTTTTATCCTTTCTGGGAAGAAATCAAAACCTGATTTTTATattgaggaaaacaaaacaagacagttTATTGAACTACCTGTGTTTATGAATTAAAGGCCACTTCTTTAACAGTAATATCATGAACTTAggaatataatatgtattttttcctctttagtaaTTTAGGAGGATTGAATTCAAATCATCATCTTTATCTTTCatctaataataataaccataataataatagctaaaatatcTTGAGCACTTAGGGTCAGACACTGGTCTGTGGGATTTATGTAAATTAACTAGTTTGTTCTTCGTAATAATCTGTGAGGAAGGGACTGTTACTatctccttttatagatgaggagaaaCTGAACACAGATTAATGCAATTGCCCAAGATTCATTGCTAatgggaggcagagctgggatttgattcCAGGAAGTCAGGGTATGagtccttttgttttttgaaaatactgttttattaaCACCACAGTGGTAAACAACGTTATGCTTAAATTTCTTTATAGATCACACGATTCAAAACCCACAAAGAAGCTAAGAGTCTTTACATTAAATGTGTCTTCCTAAAAATCCTttactgtatgacagtctgttcTCAAGCAGAAAAATTTGATtatgcaccattttatatttaatatatcacATTTACATAGCAAAATAATGAAGGCACAGCTAACACAAGCAAACTTTAACCCCTTCTACTtctgagctgggggtggggacacacAGTTGGATTGGTTCttcaagtatatattttttccacacATTAGCTTCCGTGAAGAGTTCTGATAATTTTCACAGCTACATTCTAAAAGctacaagacaaaaagacatcaCAAGGATCAAACATAACATTGGATACACATGCTTTACAGAATTTACTAGATTCTGCATCTTTTCAAGTAAATTAACGTTTGTAAAATGCTAAAGGGATCAATACTCaaacattgggtttttttttttttttaacacctttgtAAACAGACACTACCAAGAAAACACGTAAGCACGAGACTGTAAATAATGAACACATATGTTGACGATAGTGTACAGGTTAATACACCCTCCTTCTCAGAACCAAATATTCAGAGCAGTCTTTAGAATGTGAAGTGGCAGTTTTCGGGGCCTCGTTAACAGTACTGTCATGTTCTCCGGCACcggcttcctccctcccatcacGCTTCTCTGAAGTGTAAAGCTGATGTCTGGGTTACGAAAGCAAAGTCTTaaagatgagattttttttcttgggttCTGCCGCTTCCGCGCTGGAAAAATGCAAGACTAAAGAAATTGCAGAATTAGGCATTGAGAACACGTTCAGTCTCGGCTTGGGTGTCTGCGCGCAGTGTGATGATAGTGTGTGACCCAAGGGTTTCCAAGTGACGTTCTTTACTTCACATCTACTTGGCACCCTTCGGAAGTCTCAACTCCAGTCCTCGCAGAAGAGATCATGAAAAAACCATTTCAAATTTAACTCGTTTGCAACACCTTTTGGTGTGTTGGTGTTCAGACTGGAAACGGGCTGGCCAGAATCTGATTGCGTCGATTTAATATGATGTTAGGAATGTCAGAATTGATTCACGTTGTATTTTGGTCCAAAACCTGAGCCTTTTCAAGTCCACcgatgtgtaaaaaaaaaaaaaaaaaaaaaaaaaaaatgggggtttTTCATCTGCGTCGtcattctgctctgcagtctCTGCCCCCGCTTATTTCTGGGCGTCGTCAGACACCGCAGCGCGGGGACCCTCGTCCTCGGCGGCGGCGCCCGCCGCCTCCGCTGCAGCCTCTGCCGGaggctctccctcctcctcctcctcctcctccccctcctcctcctcctcgtcctcgtcctcctcgtcctcctcgtcGTCACCCTCTAAGGTCCACGCACACCCCTCCATCTCACCGGTGAGCTCCTGGATCTTAGCGAGCAAGGGCTTATAGATGTCGTTATACTTTTTCTCCAGAGCCTGGAATTCCTTATCAAATTTGGCTTCTATCTTATCGCACCGCTTCTGCAGCTTTTTGAGCGCCAGGACTCGGCATTTCACCGAGTTAGGCAGGCTCTCGATAAAGTCATTTCTAGGCTTCGCTGCGTTCTCCGCAGGCGTCTGGGGCTCCTCAGCCGTCCGACCGACCGCGCCGTCGGAGTCGCCGGACGCGCTGTCAGAATCTCCCCCCTGCGCGCCGCCTTCCGCCATTAcctcctccgccgccgccgccgcctccgctgCCGCCGTCGCCTGGCTCGGCTCCGCGGGGCCCCGGTTCTCCGAGTCGGCCATGTTCGCGGAGCAGCGCAGAGGTCTCGGTGGCCCCCGCGCAGAGCTGCCCGCGAGCTGCGCCCCAGCGATCCTGCGGCAAGCGGCAAGCGGCAAGCGGCAAGCGGCAAGCGGCGCTGACGTCGGCCGCGGCGGGGACGTAGGCGCGGCCCCGCCCTTTGCCCCCGCGGGCGCTTGACTGGCTCCCCACAATCAGCTGATGGTCGGGCCCTCGAGCCGCGCCAGCCCGCCGCCCGCCGATGCTGCGCTGCCGTCTCCCCGCACTGCGGGCGGCGTCCGGACCCGTTTTTTAGCGACCCTGCCCGGCCGCCCGCGCACGCCTCCCCCGCGGCAGAGCGGGGCTGGGGCTGGCGGCGGGGATGCGCCGCGGGGAAGGGCTTCATCTCCATCCGCCGGTGCGCCTGGCTTGGCGCTTGTCTGCATCTCCCCTTAGCTGGCGCTGGGCTGCCGTTGGCATGCCGTTGGCAGGGCGTCTCTGGCTTACTGCTGGGGAGCCGTCTTTAAGCACCTGAGATTTCACTGAATTCTTCTCCGGAGAGTGGAGGCGCGGGGAGAGCGGGCTCCGTCCCACCCCGTTGAGGACCTGGGTGCGTGTGCTGATGGGGGCGGGAATCGTGCAGTTTACATGCCCCCCatcacccctgcccccccccgcccccgcagcagcccctctcccagcctAGCAGCATATATACTGGTGGCAGGGTCTTCTCCCAGCTAGACGGACCCTGGAAGCAGCTTTGGAGCCGTTTGGATAGGGAATCTCGGAACGCCGGTATCCTGGAATGTTCTCGAAGGGTCCTCGGAGCCCTTGGCCTCTGGGGAGGAATAAAGCTGCAGGAGGGCCAAAGAAAGCAAGACCGTGTAAGCCCTGAGGCCCGGGCCGAGGGCCCCCTGCCTTCCCGGGCCTGAAGCATGTGTTTAGGACTGCCGTTCCTTGGGGACGCGctggcacacacacacgcacgtacaGGCATTGTCCCCGAGGCACGTTCAGCACCTGTGCTATGGCTCTTACCGGTGATTCGTGTATGAGAACATTGAGGAAAGCTATTAAATACCGAGCTCTTGTTCTCTAATAGCCATGTGAGTAGACACTTTAGTTCCTCATTTATTAAATCAGAAAGATAGCTTCTTGAGTAAGGATAAGGGCACATAGTTTAGGTATAGAACGCAAACGATCTTTACAGGGGTTCTTCAGGAGTGGTTTCAAATTCGCCATGACTGATATAAATGCTTTTCCTTCATCAGTTATACTGGGACTTGCTGAAGCTTTTCCATAAAACCTGTGACTGTAAGGAAATTACTTCCCTAAGTACATTTGGTGCCGTCTTTTGATTCTTGCGGATATTAGTTAataatatgtaaagcacttagtgcTGACACTTGGTGGGTACTTCGTAAGtgttttgtttgcaaaataattaAATTGCATTTATTAATCCACAAAGATAACCTGCAATAATAATTCTCTTACAAAAGGACATCTTTGTGCCCATCCCCAAAGAAAGTTACTATTTACAAAAGGCCCAGTGTATTCCCATTAGCAAACATGCTAGTTTTTTTTGGTACTTGTGATTCCTATTACTTACTTTCTTAATTCCGTTCCAGATAATTTATTATCTGCTTCCCTGTTAGCGTTTGTAAtgacttgagttttttttttgttaaatttcaaTCTTAACTCTGACTGAATTTGCTGTGATAATGTATCTATATTTAGTTGGCTGACCGTATACATACTCCATATATCATATGGAATGGAATATGTATAGGAGCAGCCAACTAAAGCTACCTTGAGGTTAGGAatgccttttctcatttttaaaaataaggaacttagcagcagagaaagaaagtgaaataaatatgCTCTTCCAACTGTGTATCACCTGATTGGCAGAATTGGGCAGAAACCAGGCCTTCAAACTCCTGTAGTATAGAAGCTGTGACatactttaaaaagacaaaacaaaacaagacccaaacTTTATTCAAATCTATTTAACTAACTTAACTTGCTTGAGACCACCAGGGTGTGCCCGtctttgaggatttttatgttcccatcttaaaaaaaaattttaaacttcgcCTTAAGCTATGGGGTTCTTggactccttaatcaatagaagcTGATAAGAGGCCAGGTAAGAAATTCaagcaaggctttattgggactaGTGCTACAGCACAAGGGAGCTAAAGCACGTAACAGTTTCCCTTTTCACTCCCTAAGCGGGGAGGTGAGCGGGTTCCTCATCTGGGGCGAGGGTAGGAAtgggtccaggggtcaggccagaggggtAGCTTTGCTGGTCTGCCCAGCCCCTTGGTGGGTCTGTGTGCAtggggcatgcgcagtaccctgcgtTTTGTTCCtggtaccctgcttttgctcccggttCCTCAGAAGTGacgttgggtttttggtctttttgtaccTTGTTCgtaatttgccccaactgggcACGCATGcggttatttttagtcccttctgctttctttgtattttcctgctggaggagatgtttgtccaggtgccagcgctgcagcaaagggtcccagctGGTCTCAaggctaatctttttttttttaagtctgtattGAGATCTAATTTGTGTACAATCAAGTTTACCCTTTTAGGATACTTTGACAGACATACAGAGTCCTGTAAACACTACAGTAATCGAACTGCGGAGCAGTAACCTCGTCTCCCCCAGATACGCTCCCGGTCTTTCCCTTCCTGCCCGACCTGGCAACCGTTGATCTGTTACCTGTCTCTGTAATTCTGTCTTTTCCCCAGAACGtcacgtaaatggaatcatacgtgTGGAGCCTTTTTCACTCAGCGTAATGAATTTGAGATTCATCAGCGGTGTTCCGTATACTGTATtggtactttgttcctttttattactgagtaatattcccttcctttttattactgagtaatattcccatttgagttatttccagtttttttttgtgATTACggataatgctgctgtgaacattcatcaGCAGATTTCTGTGTGAACAGAGCGTCTTGATTTCTCTTGGCTAagtatctagaagtggaattgctgggtcatacggtaaatgtgggtttaactttataagaaacttcacggtgttttccacagcggctgtaCCCCTTGCCTTCACACCAGCAGTGCGTGAGAGATGCAgttgctccacaccctcgccagcatttgatATTGTTGGTTTTTCGTCCCCTCATCTCAGAGCTGTGTATGTGTCCATGGTGATTAACGATATTATCTTCCAGCATGCTTATGTGTCACTAATATGTCTCCTTTaataaaatgtctgtttagagCTTTCGCCCATTTTCTAAATTGAAGTTTTTgctctcattaattttttaatgtttttatatattctgggtacaaaTCCTACGTGAGATACGTGTTTTCTAAATATGTTCTTTCAGTCTGGggcttgtctttcatttttgtaataGTGTCTTCAAAatgcagatatttaaaattttgataaatccattttattaactttttctttacaGATTATGCTTTGGGTggcatatttaagaaatctttgccaactTCAGGGCCGTAAAGATTTGGTCTTATGTTTTCTTCCGGAAGTTTTACAACTTCAAGTTTCACTTTTAGACTCCTATCCATATTGAGTTGACTTTTAAATAGGTGTCAGGTATAGGGATATATACCTTTAGCATATGAATATTCTGTTGATGCAGTACGACTTCTATTGAAAATACTATCCTTTCTCCACAGAATTGCTCATTcaaatttggcaaaaattaaCTGTCCATGTACATGTGAATCcatttctggactttctgttcTGTTGCACTGATTTGTGTGtcctttcaccaataccacacttgataactgtagctttataataataaGTCATGAAGTTAGGTAATTCCAGTTGGCtaactctgttctttttcaaaattgttttgcttttctagttccttggactttctgtattaatttcagaACCGGTTTGACAAGCTTTTAAAAAGACCCTGACTACAGTTTGGATTCAGACTTCTGAAAACCCTTGGCAATGCATATAgtacctgctttttaaaatttgtgtgtttaaaaattaaCTCGATAAGAGTTGTCTCATTTTATGGGCTTTGTGGACGCTGGTGTACTGTGGGGCTGCAAGTAACACATAGCTGTGAATAGCACGATGAGCTATCTCGGCATATTGTAATCTCTCACGCAGCTGTCACATTGGAAGAAAGCACGGTGGGGTAAGGGAGAGCACTTTGATCAGGTGGTTGAGAGCACAGGTCTGTACTCAGACATCTGGCTTCAATTTCTGCCCCTGCCCTTATACTAGTTGTTTTCTTGAATTCAGTTCTGAAATTGCAATAATGATCACATCAACttcaaaaaagttgttttttcttgactgtttgtatatttatttttattgagtcaCAATTCTTATACCGTAAAGTTTACTCAAGGAGTGGCCTTGAGTATTCACTGAGGTGGCGTGTATCCAAGTACTTATTGCAGTGACTAGCACCTAGTAAACACTCCATAACTGTTAATGATCACTATTAAAGAAGAGAATATGGTGAGAGCAATAGTAATTGACAGAGATTAGAgtctgtg contains the following coding sequences:
- the NAP1L5 gene encoding nucleosome assembly protein 1-like 5, with the translated sequence MADSENRGPAEPSQATAAAEAAAAAEEVMAEGGAQGGDSDSASGDSDGAVGRTAEEPQTPAENAAKPRNDFIESLPNSVKCRVLALKKLQKRCDKIEAKFDKEFQALEKKYNDIYKPLLAKIQELTGEMEGCAWTLEGDDEEDEEDEDEEEEEGEEEEEEEGEPPAEAAAEAAGAAAEDEGPRAAVSDDAQK